The proteins below are encoded in one region of Nocardia sp. XZ_19_385:
- a CDS encoding trans-aconitate 2-methyltransferase, translating into MLRHEGDELIRLRALERAVDSFSTRCLNAAITHTPIDFLEIGAGTGTIAEWIAGRDDGNTVVATDLDIRYLTEHPGVRAITHDIRTEGFPDNTFDVIHARAVLGHIPQRDAILTRAWHWLKPGGVLCIEDSDISIGESAPNPELAAAVGAVQVAFDRSIGTDLRWARHLPGLLHRSGYESIDMQVLPLIVGNGSATEDFIRASFLQVSASLTEPDPELAAIVEAPLRRFTDPDFVDIAGALIAVWGYRPA; encoded by the coding sequence ATGCTCAGGCATGAGGGCGACGAACTAATCAGGCTGCGAGCGCTGGAACGCGCTGTAGACTCGTTCAGCACACGATGTTTGAATGCGGCGATAACTCACACCCCTATCGACTTCCTGGAGATTGGCGCGGGTACGGGAACGATAGCCGAATGGATAGCAGGACGCGATGACGGCAACACTGTGGTTGCGACGGACTTGGATATTCGTTACCTTACCGAGCACCCTGGGGTGCGGGCTATTACTCACGACATCCGCACCGAGGGATTCCCCGACAACACATTCGACGTGATTCATGCTCGTGCCGTTTTAGGTCACATCCCCCAGCGCGACGCTATCCTCACCCGAGCCTGGCACTGGCTCAAGCCCGGGGGCGTTTTGTGTATCGAGGACAGCGACATCAGCATCGGAGAATCTGCACCGAATCCCGAACTGGCCGCCGCCGTAGGCGCTGTGCAGGTCGCCTTCGACCGCAGCATTGGTACCGATCTCCGCTGGGCGCGACACCTTCCGGGCTTGCTACACCGCAGCGGATACGAGTCGATCGACATGCAAGTGCTGCCACTGATCGTCGGCAACGGGTCGGCCACCGAGGATTTTATTCGAGCGTCATTTCTTCAGGTGAGTGCTTCGCTCACCGAACCGGACCCCGAGCTGGCCGCGATCGTCGAGGCACCCCTGCGCCGATTTACTGATCCCGATTT
- a CDS encoding AarF/ABC1/UbiB kinase family protein, translated as MCSLHLRRPTTRLVDQQTAAENPAGSRARLWATVVSCLIGDNLAEHQDAETSSGVSTALHLDGADPAFSSTQLRAQKLRKAFEGLGPFYIKIGQILSTRPDMVSAATTTELSKLHDQVVAAPFAGFEHVLEQELGAPWRQYFRDIDTEPIGSASLAQVYRVTMQNGLPGVVKIQRPGIRPMVLNDMKTLRHVAKLAGRCAPRFNAVVDLDAMLHVVFNAMEAELDFTMEAQNMDEARKALRKFKHLSVPEVVDASTRMMVQTLAPGMSIADANRDDFSKKERKNIGKDLLTFMYRSYFVDNYFHADPHPGNIFVHPGEKASLIDWGMVGRIDKHVATMLILILLSVSQNDARGTARAWIEMGHATPWADTRGFYSDLSMLVPRIVSASLEELNFGVTLSTLLANSTKRGIYTQPHISLLGKSFANVEGSVRYIAPELSVIDVFEEALTDIVIDILTGFYSEKQAARIALDLMLGSEVALEHMRKLSSDLTERDFTVRVGLLKGIQHETDSSRLGSNKLVLLTLGAAIGALWSRRMRP; from the coding sequence TTGTGCTCCTTACATCTGAGGCGGCCGACAACCCGCCTGGTCGATCAGCAAACCGCAGCAGAGAACCCGGCGGGCAGCCGCGCGCGGCTCTGGGCAACCGTGGTCAGTTGCCTTATCGGTGACAACCTCGCCGAGCACCAAGATGCCGAGACCTCCAGCGGTGTATCGACGGCACTTCATCTCGATGGAGCCGATCCCGCCTTTTCATCGACCCAGTTGCGTGCACAGAAGTTACGAAAGGCATTCGAAGGGCTCGGCCCCTTCTACATCAAGATCGGCCAGATCTTGTCCACCCGTCCGGATATGGTGTCCGCGGCAACTACAACGGAGCTGTCGAAGCTCCATGACCAAGTTGTCGCGGCACCCTTTGCCGGGTTCGAGCACGTCCTCGAACAGGAGCTGGGAGCTCCTTGGCGCCAATACTTCCGCGACATCGACACCGAACCCATAGGTTCCGCCTCACTAGCACAGGTCTACCGGGTCACGATGCAGAACGGCTTGCCAGGAGTCGTGAAGATCCAGCGACCCGGCATCCGGCCGATGGTCCTGAACGACATGAAGACCCTGCGCCACGTCGCCAAGCTTGCCGGCCGATGCGCCCCCCGTTTCAACGCCGTCGTCGATCTCGACGCAATGCTCCACGTGGTCTTCAACGCGATGGAAGCCGAACTGGACTTCACCATGGAAGCCCAGAACATGGACGAGGCCAGGAAAGCGTTGCGCAAATTCAAGCACCTGAGCGTGCCGGAAGTCGTCGATGCCAGCACCCGAATGATGGTCCAGACCCTCGCGCCTGGCATGTCGATCGCGGACGCCAACCGCGACGACTTCTCGAAAAAAGAACGCAAGAATATCGGCAAAGACCTCCTGACCTTCATGTATCGAAGCTATTTCGTCGACAACTACTTCCACGCCGACCCGCATCCGGGCAACATCTTTGTTCACCCGGGCGAAAAAGCCTCACTGATCGACTGGGGAATGGTTGGCCGAATCGACAAACATGTCGCCACCATGCTGATCCTCATCTTGCTGAGCGTCTCCCAGAACGATGCACGAGGCACAGCCCGCGCTTGGATTGAAATGGGGCACGCGACACCCTGGGCCGACACGAGAGGGTTCTACAGCGACCTATCCATGCTCGTCCCCCGGATCGTCTCCGCCTCTCTTGAAGAACTGAATTTCGGAGTCACTCTCAGCACACTGCTCGCCAACTCGACTAAACGCGGAATCTACACCCAACCCCACATATCGCTGCTCGGAAAATCATTCGCCAATGTCGAGGGGTCCGTGCGGTACATCGCTCCTGAGCTGTCCGTAATCGACGTATTCGAGGAAGCCCTGACCGACATAGTCATCGACATCCTCACGGGCTTCTATTCAGAAAAGCAGGCGGCGCGCATAGCGCTCGATCTGATGCTCGGAAGCGAGGTAGCGCTCGAACACATGCGGAAACTCTCCAGCGACCTAACGGAACGTGATTTCACCGTTCGCGTCGGACTGCTCAAGGGTATACAACACGAAACCGACAGTAGCCGGCTCGGCTCGAATAAGCTCGTCCTTCTCACTCTCGGGGCCGCCATCGGCGCATTGTGGTCGCGCCGCATGCGCCCGTAA